The window ACCAAcatatgctcaatagtgactggcttcacgaggtatatcctggagttctagtgagaagtagtgaccagtggagtccaaccaggtCTGTGGTGAGATAATAACTGACtaaagacaatagtggatgtgtcgctcaatttcgttgattagttgaagttagacattaacaccgtcagatgccggccggttcagtggtctagtggttaagtgctcgcgcgcgaaaccagtaggtcatgggttcgaatctcgcaaggggcgaggtcgtggatgcgcactgctgaggagtcccacaatagggcaaaacggccgtccagtgcttccagatcttccatggtggtctagcttcaactgactcatgatcttaaccattgaaattaattatacAAAATTGTTAGGAAGATTTCTGGATGACTTTTAACGAAAGTACTTGGAAACTACTCAACTTGAGCATTTTAACATTAAACAGGTTGAAGCATATAGGACTTACCAGGTACCCAAAAGAGCTCGATTAAAAGCATGTAGACCATATGACCACAGACAGAAATGTGGAACGTGATAAACGGCATTTCGATGCAATGAAGTATTACTTACATCAACGTAGAAGTATTTGGAAGGCTTTGATAAAGGAGAATAAGCTTGAGTTTAGCCAGTTTCCTTATCTAGCAGCAACGAATAACTAGTACTATGAATTACATGGATTTATCTTGAAAAGATAGGGAGATTCAATATATACGTTGAGGTTGAGTAAATTAAGTGACAAAAACTGATAATTAGATTTTATTTTCAGTGATAGttagtcagtcatctacaaaatatatatatatatatatatatattgaaccAAGTTACCGTAACTCATTAGCACAACTAAATGAACACCGTTATAGGATAAGGTGGATGAAGTTAGAAAGTAAACAGTAAATGTGACGATAAAGACCAGATAAGAATAATTATTTTCTACGTGAAATTGGAAACAGGAATAACCCCCAAAAAATCTGGATAAATCGGTAGAGAAAAGAGACTGAGGTTGATTACTAAACCCTCTTCGAATGAACAGCATGGTGTCCTAGGTTATATTAGAAGTAAGAACCATATTGGTGGATTGTTGAGAAGGCATCACCGCATTGAAAAAGTGCATTGGGGTTTTAGGCACATGATTCCAAAGAGAAATGTACAAATTAAACAAGTGGAATAATCCAGATGTAAAAACTCATTTAACCTACTCCTCTGGATTTGTATACTGCTGGCCACCACGAAAGCCATATCTATCACATTGTAAAATGTCATCTTCAGACTGGAGTGGGCTATTTTCATGTTCATTTATGATATTATCCATCTTCGGTCAACTAGCATAGTTTTCACCAAGATCAAAAAACGCGCTAACCAATTCGTTGCTACAATTACTCCTTTTTCATACATAATTTCACACAAATGACCACAAAAATATGTCTGATTAGTATGGATTTATAGTCTCAACATTGTGTTTGTTGATATGTCAAGGCTATGCGCTTATTATGAGTTTCCTACTAGACTCTTGCGCCCTATTTTTTTCTCAGATAGCCTTCTTTATAGGAGGATGGGTTTTCTTTCTTCGACAGCTTTTTCGTGACTATGAAGTCAAGGACTCCATAGTAGTACTAATCTTTTCACTCACTTTTTCCTTGTCTTGTACAGTTTTCGAATTAGTAATTTTTGAAATACTAGATATTTTGGAAGCCTCTTCCAGGCGCATACATTGGCAGTTTATTCTTTTAACAACACTCTTAGATGTCATAATAATCATCCCATTTTACATATCGTTTTATATCAGTAAGAGTTTACGAGTTATCCCTCCTAAAAATTCAATTAGACTTTGTTTCTCCTTTGCACTTATGACTGCATATTTATATGCCTTTTGGAAAGTGGGGACATCTTTCCCTATTTTGAGTGGAAAACATGGCATTGTATTCTTGGAGCAATGTATTGGTCGAATAGGAGTAGTTGGAGTAACTATAATGGCTTTTTTATCCGGTTTTGGTGCTGTCAATTATCCGTATTCATGTATGACTTACTTCGCCTTGTCCGTTTCAAACTCAGAAATACGCACAGCTGAGAGAAGATTGTTACAAACTGTAGATATGATTTTGGTGAAGCGTCGAAGACTAGCTCAGTTTCAATTTGAGGCAAGAATGAAAGTTAGTCCATCGTGTGTTTTTAATTTCTGTTTTGAGATTGTCTGTTTTTTTCCTATTATGCATGTTACGCCGTAGACATATTTTTTTAACTCAATGTGCCGCTTTATTCTATTAACTTCAACACCACAGATCAGACTGCTGCGTTTTGTTAGTCTACAACAAAGCAGGTATACCACCTTCTTTATAACTCAGTTATATTTGTGAAAGAGCCGAGATACTACTTGTGCGCCCAAACGGAGACAGCTGGTTTTTTCTGGAGGCCAACACTTGGGCATTCGACCTTTATTTCATTGAGTGTTATTTTTTGCAGAACTTAGTCGTTATatagcttccaggttttaccgCAAAATGTTTTTATGTGAATTTCAGCGTACTACCAACGAAAAATCTAACACCTTTTGGAATATGTTACGGACAGTTGGAATGTCCATTTCATCACCTCGTATTGACGAAAAATTATTGAAACATGAGGTTAGTGTTTTATTTATACACTGTTACCATATTTGAGTCATTTGTCTAGCTATTGtcttaaaaaattaattttcagtTCCGAATCTAAATTGTATTAAGATCGATTCTTGTCTTAACATCTTTTATCTTGATAGGCACTCTTAAGTTTAAAATAGTGTGACCTTTAATCACCTGTTTTTTTCCGGTTTCTAGACCATCGATTTGGATCAAGTTAAGCTCACTAGCCAAGTAAAAGTTCGTATTTTAACCCTTGTTTGTGATCCGAATATATGGCTTGATAATCGAAATTCAACTCCTGTAACcgcatttttattttatgtaattCATGAAAAAGAACTAAGAATGTAGGGATTCGTGCAATTAAAAGGCTATATATCTATAGATTGTGACGTCAGACATACTACACTAATATATTCAGAAAGCCCCTAATAAAAAGGATATTACCTTTAAAATAAAACCTCAATAACAACCGTCCACTTTTACGAGTGTGGCTCTTCCAGGGGCTTTAAATTATAGTTATTAATTCCATGTTACGCTTCAGTCATGTTCATCCAATACAAATTCCTGCTATTTAATATTATGATCATGTTCGAAGTATGATCAAAAAATGTTTTTACAAAGCCCAGCATACTCGGAATGTATCACAGTTACAGCCTAGGAAATATTGCTAACAAAATCTACTATGGTTATTATCGTTTCCAATAGTGTAGTCATTAATGGTGAAAAAATGTGTAGTTGCTTCAAAATAAGTAGGACAGCTATTCAACCGTTTTACAACCTATAGAATAATAATTGAAACTACTTTTCACTACTTTTAAGTTAGTTTTCCTGAACTTTTGAAAGCAAACATCAGGCATTCTGAATTTTCATCGCTTACTTACTGTTGACTGTGAAGATGACACacgtattcagtgtttgacaacgcttttaccagcaacacctaatataattcgtacccaccaagagaaatcaaaagacagagtcgaagagatcggaagagtgtatttggtgataaccaatatatcggaattctctgatctaatctggctagcgattgcggtagatgttgagcacagcgttaccacacgtgatctggtgcggatgcctgaccgagcgccttcagctagatgggtccactaaaacatatagtcagcatccaatgttgaaaacttacagagctatttattttggggatttatttaccgctacaactgTATAAGCCAGGAGTTTTAATCAAACATTATCACCTAgttatttattactttatacTCCCATTTTGACTGATGTCATTGTTATTTCTGACAGCAGTTATACGGCAAAACATTTTAGTCTTATTAAAATTCAACTGAATACTTGTTTAGAACTCTTGTGTTGTGATACTGTATAGAATCATTCTCTTTTTTATTTAGAATTCTTAAGTTACCCTGAAAGTTTTCACTATTTCTTACGTTCAGTAGGAAAATCTAACACGAGGATTATTTTTCGTATTCATCGTAAATTTCTCTTGTTTTCTTtcaaaatatatagatatctGTTCTTGAGGACTTAAGCCGTCAATTATTTCTGGAACTGCACTACCTCCGAACTGCCCAAGAACGTATTGAATTTTCAAAAACATGGAAAGGGAAATATTTCAATTGTCTTGGCTACTTTTTCTGTGGTTATTGCTGTTGGAAAATATTTATATccattgtaaatattttattgaatcgATTCGGTGGACAAGATCCTATAACACGCTTTATGGGTATAACTATACATTATCTAGGCTTTCAAATCGATGTAAAATTTTGGTCACAACAAATATCTTTTTGGCTCGTCGGTATAATTGTTGTAACGTCAATTCGTGGACTCTTGATAACTTTAACAAAATTCTTTCATGCTATAGCCAGCACAAAATCATCGAATATAATTGTTTTAATCATAGCACAAATAATGGGTACTTATTTTGTTTCTTCTGTATTGCTTTTACGCATGAATATGACTGCAGAGTATAGGAATATGTTAAATCAAGTACTTGGTGACTTACAGTTTCATTTCTATCATCGTTGGTTTGACGTAATCTTTCTTATCAGTGCTATGTGTAGTATTGCGTTTTTATACTTAGCACATAAACGAGTTGCTGAAATAAAAGATGACTATATTTCTTGACTTCATATTGTTTGTACATATCGTTCAAGACAGCCTAAATATTTTCTTATGCTACCACTAACTTGCATTCCACAGGTAATAGGTGTTATGGTAATATGAAATTATATAGACTGGTACGTTATTTCTGTCTCTTCCCATTCATCTTGTTATTTCCATCTCGTGCCTATGAGGTTTAGCAACTTGGGCCAATGCACATCTATGCGAGGCTCTACATTGTTGATGACTGAGTTCATGCACTTCATCCCTtccataaatttaaatgaagtTTTCGGGATCCTTTCTTTTAATACATATTGGAAAAACTAATGAGTAGTAATGACACGCTTAATAGTTAGTAAGAAAATATCTCTTAGAACAACCAATTTTTTAAATCTATCTAGGTAACAGTATAAGTTCATGTACTCAGTTTCAAGTCCTTGTGATCACTCCGTCCACAAATGACTGACAGTTTGTGTGTGAAGGTCAGTATTTCTAATTAACTTACTTAGTCGAAATAAGTAGGGTGGGGTAAGAAGATATGATGTCGAATACAACATTTCAAAATAGTTTAGTACAATATTCGGCTGTGAAGTAGTATTGTTTAATACACCACCCACGTTTTGGCACTGCTAGGATGGTGTCAAGTCGATTTAATTCGCAGATCATAGCTACCATTCCCAGTGATTTTGTTTTCAGACCCCAGAATTCCGATCTAGTCATTTATCCTGGTTGTGTGGTTGATTTTGAGGATAACTAATGTTGCAGCCTTAATACTATTCCTGTCGTTCAACAAGAATAATCCTTCTACGTTATTTTCAGTTGGAGAGTATCATTCACTGATACACCAACTGAACTTGGTCCTGACAACCATTTCCTTCCTCGATTTGTAGCTTCTCTTTCACCCCGATTACCAAGCCTTTCAATGCTGCGAAATATCATCTCTCACCTCCTGAAGCAAGGCCCAAACTAAATGTCTGAGCTTTCGATCTGGTTTTAAGTTGGATAGGACAAGTTCCACTAGTTAGAAGTCCGTAATCCCACACGATATATGTATGCTATTTCTCCGAAACGTGCATACAGTACTTAGGAGTGACTATTTACTTCACTTTACCTTATCATTATGGAGAAGCAATACAGTTTACTCTTCATTTATGTGGGAATTCTTTAGCTATTTCTCGTGGTTTTCTAGATGTTAATCATCTAATAACCTTATAAGAGATGAGTGGTCAAAATCCATAGCTTGTAATGAAATTTACTTATGATTTTGGTGTACATTAATTCACAAAATCATCCATCCTAGAATATAAAACGatggtatagcaacttggaccgatgcacacgtgagcctggtcctacgttgtagccgacTGACTGATAAATCTAGGAGGACCAGTCATAATCTACGGCCCTAGATTGGACACTTCTTATCATGTCCATTCTCgggatggagaagatttggagttttgttctctgaactggatggtttagtcgcggagctttcatcgttattctgaacgacataatcagcacaaactttaggtagaagctccacgatcaaactatccagctcagagaacaaaactccatcaaaatcatgtGAATTTTCAACCGTGTATAAGCTTCTACATTATCAGCCAAATAATTCACATCACTGGTTCCAAAGAATTTACATTTATCTGCAACAATAGTGTTATCTTAAAGAGTGCAGAAAAGTATTTTGTATGTGCATATGGAGATAATGTCAAAAATAATTGTGATTAGAACAAAAAGGATGGgataattatgattaatttggttatttatagaAATTAAAACTAGTGACAGCTGCGTAAGAGAAAAAAAGACGAATGCAGCCTGTGTCAATGACCAGGGTAGGGAGAGGGTCCGCGTAAATTTCTTTTGTACACAAGCCGGGTCCATAGATCTGGATTCCGATAACTTCCGTAGTATGGTAGATTACTCGAAAAGTCTACTAGGTTTCCTGCATCAACCAAGTCAGGAAGAATAGATTTCTTAGTCACCCATAACTATCCTTTGCTCAGCCAGACTGAATGGTGTTTGGAATTATGATAACTGACTTGCCAAATTTTTCGTTCAGTGTAActggcgtctaggcacagaagagagtcgtttaggtggccgatggggactcgttggtcgcaggtcagataacgagGACCGTCTACtccaactgtgcacagaccacaacctgtttctggctagcattAACTGTCGGCACAGTcgtcgccgatgtgccacctggcgtcctccctctgcatctcaagcctggactcagattgatcacatcgcgatcagctaccgctggcgtggttgtgtaaaagactgccgctccttttggagtacctatctggactctgaccatgtcTTGGTCTGctccaatcttgccttacttttcagtggacaacgaagtgaccgccaccaacggattgatgttagcaagctggttgcaacttctgttgcaagtaagtatcgaaccgagctaggtgctaggctagctaccattccaccgaaaagtatggatgagcattggttgcaattgcatgacgccatgaaaatggagggtacagtcagttgtgggttcgcgaaacgtcccgcttataagcactgggtttctgcaggttccttacaactcattgaagcccgtcggtctactccgggtgaccgtgagtttgaccataaacgaaggatgttacgtagtgagattgggcaaagcttgcgtaaggaccgagaagcctggtggtcggagcgagctaatgagctggaagcagcagctgcatctggtaactaccggaagatcttccaactcatccgagccactggcagcaagaagtatggtgtgagtgaaacaatctgtgaggatgatgggatgccaatcactaacatccatcgacgtcttggacgatgggcagaatttttcgaagggcagttcaactggcctgctgctccggcaacatcggtcagactgccctgccctccatggccggtgacgactgatccactaaacgaggaggaagtccgcaaggaactccaactcttgaagcgttacaaatcatctggcccagatgacttacctccgactccttttaaagatggtggtgactttttgactaaggaattgacgacgttgtttacaaaggtttgggaactagagagtgtaccaacgtcatggaatgagtcgatagttgtccctatctttaaaagggttcacgtcgttcctgtaacaactatcgggggataagtctacttccgattgcgtccaagctattggcttccgtcatacttcgtaggttgttcaaaacccgagaaagattgactcgcgaggagcaggctgggtttcgttctggtagaggatgtattgatcatatcttcactctctgccaaatgttagaacaccgccatacttatcaaaggccaacaatcttagtgtttcttgacatcagggctgccttcgattcgttggacagggctgttctctgggattgtctattgaagaagggtgtgcctgagaagtttattaacatcctgaaagccctatatacaaacacctcaggcagagtgagggcatacaaccacctttctccattgttctattcgagcattggggttagacagggttgcccaatctcaccattcctcttcaacttt of the Schistosoma haematobium chromosome 4, whole genome shotgun sequence genome contains:
- the GPR89B_1 gene encoding Golgi pH regulator B, variant 2 (EggNog:ENOG410V4YA~COG:T~BUSCO:EOG091G06HP) → MSFLLDSCALFFSQIAFFIGGWVFFLRQLFRDYEVKDSIVVLIFSLTFSLSCTVFELVIFEILDILEASSRRIHWQFILLTTLLDVIIIIPFYISFYISKSLRVIPPKNSIRLCFSFALMTAYLYAFWKVGTSFPILSGKHGIVFLEQCIGRIGVVGVTIMAFLSGFGAVNYPYSCMTYFALSVSNSEIRTAERRLLQTVDMILVKRRRLAQFQFEARMKRTTNEKSNTFWNMLRTVGMSISSPRIDEKLLKHEISVLEDLSRQLFLELHYLRTAQERIEFSKTWKGKYFNCLGYFFCGYCCWKIFISIVNILLNRFGGQDPITRFMGITIHYLGFQIDVKFWSQQISFWLVGIIVVTSIRGLLITLTKFFHAIASTKSSNIIVLIIAQIMGTYFVSSVLLLRMNMTAEYRNMLNQVLGDLQFHFYHRWFDVIFLISAMCSIAFLYLAHKRVAEIKDDYIS
- the GPR89B_1 gene encoding Golgi pH regulator B (EggNog:ENOG410V4YA~COG:T); this encodes MFLCEFQRTTNEKSNTFWNMLRTVGMSISSPRIDEKLLKHEISVLEDLSRQLFLELHYLRTAQERIEFSKTWKGKYFNCLGYFFCGYCCWKIFISIVNILLNRFGGQDPITRFMGITIHYLGFQIDVKFWSQQISFWLVGIIVVTSIRGLLITLTKFFHAIASTKSSNIIVLIIAQIMGTYFVSSVLLLRMNMTAEYRNMLNQVLGDLQFHFYHRWFDVIFLISAMCSIAFLYLAHKRVAEIKDDYIS